Proteins from one Desulfobulbaceae bacterium genomic window:
- a CDS encoding serine protease: MTIIARHPAIRFFLLLCLFVLLPIVGDTDQSSPTKVFVIPVTGEVEPAMAAFIKRATQDAARVQDSLIVLELDTFGGRVDAALTIVDTMINSDQHRTIGFVKTKAISAGALIALSCNDLVMRPSTTIGDCAPITYSNEGPKMLGEKFQSPLRAQFRSLARRNNYPPTLAEAMVTSEKEVYAVMGHDGETRYLDSTEYEDLPQPERDKITSKKTVVAKGELLTMDNAEAQVLGFSRMTANSVEEMLHGFGIENYEIVRLDQNWSETMGRFIASISPILLMIGLAALYVEIKAPGFGLPGIVGIITLGLVFLNQYLVGLANYTELLFVVLGVALLLMEIFVFPGFGVAGATGLFCICLGMILSFQDFVVPDPSLPWQAE, from the coding sequence ATGACAATCATAGCCCGTCATCCTGCAATAAGGTTTTTTCTGCTGCTTTGTCTTTTTGTTTTGCTGCCAATTGTCGGCGATACTGACCAATCTTCCCCCACCAAAGTCTTTGTTATTCCGGTGACCGGCGAGGTGGAGCCCGCCATGGCGGCCTTTATCAAGCGGGCTACACAGGATGCCGCTCGTGTCCAGGATTCACTGATTGTTTTGGAACTTGATACCTTTGGAGGGAGAGTTGATGCTGCGCTGACTATTGTGGATACTATGATCAATAGTGATCAGCATCGAACCATCGGTTTTGTGAAAACCAAGGCTATCTCGGCCGGGGCGCTGATCGCCCTTTCTTGTAATGATCTGGTCATGCGACCCAGCACCACCATCGGTGATTGCGCGCCCATCACTTACTCCAACGAAGGGCCGAAGATGTTGGGAGAGAAGTTTCAGTCACCTCTCAGGGCTCAGTTCCGTTCTTTGGCTCGGCGCAATAACTACCCACCTACCTTGGCGGAAGCGATGGTTACTTCCGAGAAGGAGGTTTATGCCGTGATGGGCCATGATGGTGAAACTCGTTATCTTGACAGTACCGAGTACGAGGACCTGCCACAGCCTGAGAGGGATAAAATCACCTCAAAAAAAACGGTGGTTGCCAAGGGTGAACTTCTCACCATGGATAATGCCGAAGCCCAGGTTTTGGGGTTTTCAAGGATGACTGCCAACTCGGTTGAGGAGATGCTGCACGGCTTCGGAATAGAAAATTATGAGATTGTCCGTCTTGACCAGAACTGGTCCGAGACCATGGGGCGGTTTATTGCCAGTATCTCCCCCATCTTGTTGATGATCGGTCTGGCTGCGCTCTATGTCGAAATCAAAGCGCCTGGCTTCGGCCTTCCTGGCATTGTCGGAATTATCACTCTGGGTCTTGTCTTTCTTAATCAGTATCTGGTGGGGCTTGCCAACTACACGGAACTGCTTTTTGTCGTTCTGGGAGTGGCACTTCTGTTAATGGAGATCTTTGTCTTTCCTGGCTTTGGAGTTGCCGGGGCCACGGGTCTTTTCTGTATCTGTCTCGGCATGATTCTCTCCTTTCAGGATTTTGTAGTCCCTGATCCCTCTTTGCCCTGGCAAGCGGAG
- a CDS encoding HNH nuclease family protein, translated as MPNNKTQPSQNQNNVRLVTEEQRALDLKKKTYRERALQIHPWICAKCGREFTGKKLRELTVHHKDHNHDNNPPDGSNWELLCLYCHDNAHSRSLDADWLNSPDTGDTKKQTATYNPFAAIKDLLSQKK; from the coding sequence ATGCCAAATAATAAAACCCAACCAAGTCAGAATCAGAATAATGTTCGATTAGTAACAGAAGAACAGCGCGCCCTAGACCTCAAGAAAAAAACATATCGAGAGCGAGCGTTACAAATTCACCCTTGGATTTGTGCAAAATGCGGACGAGAGTTCACCGGCAAGAAACTGCGTGAACTCACGGTTCATCACAAGGATCATAATCACGACAACAACCCTCCGGATGGCAGCAACTGGGAGCTGTTATGTCTCTACTGTCACGACAATGCACACTCCCGCTCCCTAGACGCTGATTGGCTCAACAGCCCAGATACTGGTGACACAAAAAAACAAACGGCTACATATAATCCTTTTGCCGCCATTAAGGATTTACTATCGCAAAAAAAGTGA